DNA from Polaribacter sp. NJDZ03:
CTAAATAAGTTTCTAAGTTTTCTGCTGTAATAATATCTATTGGCAACAAGCTTTTTGTTGGTATTTCTTTATTAAAAAGAAAGAAATCAACTAAATAATTTATACCTAAATACACCTGTTTTTTAGGGTTCTGATGAATTAAAAAATGAATGATATTGTCTTTTAAATACTGAATATTTTCTTCCAATAAATCGTAACCAATCAATTTTACGTGATTTAAATTTTTACTTTGGATGAATTCTGCAACCTCAAAAATTTTAGAAGTGGTTACAAATATGGCATCCGAAGTAAAAGACTCAGAAAATATAGCCTCTAGATTATTTGCAAGGTCAGATTGTTTAGAGTTATGCGTTACAATTTTATAATTAGCATTTTTTATTTCATCAAAATACGCTCTAAAGCCTTTTTCCTTTTCTTGCATGTGAATGGAATTATTAAAATCTTCATCGACATGAATAATAGCAATCGAAGCATTTTTTTTAACAATCATTTGCAACAATTCTGCCGCTATTCTACCACTTTTAAATAAATCTTGACCAACAAAATTCTTTGTATTTTCTATTTCTAATTGATTATTAAACTTACTAACAATAATATTTTTAAGTGCATATTTATTAATAATAGCTACCGTTTCCTTATAGAATAAAGGAGCTAATAAAACAGCATCCGGAGATAATTCTAATACTTTATTATTAACCTCTACAAAAGAATACACATCATTAGGATGAAAAAAGAAGGACTCTATAAAAATACCAAAAGACGCAAATTCATTTACTGCCTCTACAATACCCTGGTAACATGGAAGCCAAAAAGCATCTTTATTATAATCTGGCAAAACAACACAAATATGGTAATCTTTGGTGTTCTTTAAACTTCTAGCTAGTAAATTAGGCTTGTAATCTATTTCATTTAAAATAGCAGTAACCTTTTCTAAAGCTATTGCAGATACTTTACCTCTTTTATGAATAACTCTATCTACCGTTCCTTTAGATACTCCTGCTAATTCTGCTATGTTTTTAATAGTATATTTCTTCATCAAAGCAAATATATATCTTTTCGTCTTAATAAATGTGTTCGAGCACATTTTATTACTATTCTCTTGGTAACACAAAATAATATATATATTTTTGTTTCAATCAGAAACCATTGAAACTTAACAAAAACATTAATACTGACTAAATATCAACTAATTATGAATGAAAACAAGAAACCTACACTAGTTATTTTAGCAGCAGGAATGGGAAGTCGTTACGGAGGCTTAAAACAAATGGACAGTTTTACTAAAGAAGGAGATACTATTATAGATTTTTCTCTTTATGATGCCGTTCACGCTGGTTTTGGTAAAGTAGTATTTATTATTCGTAAAACTTTTGAGAAAGAATTTAAAACTATTTATAATTCAAAATTAGCAGGTAAGATAACTATAGAATATGTCTTTCAAGAATTAGAAAACGTACCTAAAAAGTACAGAAATCCAGAAAGAGTAAAACCTTGGGGAACAGGGCATGCTTTATTAATGACAAAAGATGTGGTAAAAGAAAATTTTGCCATTATAAACGCAGACGATTTTTATAGCAGACAAGCTTTTGTTGCCATTGCAGAAAAGCTAAGAAATACAGATAAAAATAGTTATAATTTTAGCATGGTAGCTTATTCTTTAAAAAATACAATTTCAGAAAACGGTTATGTTTCTAGAGGAGAATGCACTGTTGATAAAGACGGTTTTTTAACAGATGTTACAGAAAGAGTAAGAATTGAAAAAATAGACGGAATCCTAAAAAGTGAAGATGATAACGGAGAAATGGTTCCTATTGATGAAAACACCACTGTTTCTATGAATTTTTGGGGTTTTACTCCTAAATGTTTTGAGTTTGGAGACACCTTATTTTTAGACTTTTTAGAAAAAAATAAAGAAAACTTAAAAGCAGAGTTTTATTTACCAACCATTGTAAATACCATGTTGGCGTCTAAAAAAGCATCTGTAAAAGTAATAGAATCAGACTCTAAATGGTTTGGAGTTACCTATAGTGATGATAAAGAAAAAGCACAATTAGAGATTAATAAACTAAAAGAAAACGGAGTGTATCCAACTAAATTATGGAACTAATATGAAAGCAGAAACGATTATCTCTATTTTTAACGAATTCGATCATCAATTTAATTATAAAAGTCATTCAGAATTAAATTCTGGGCATATAAATGATACTTTTTTAATAAAAACAGATGGTGATACGAATTACATACTCCAAAGAATCAATCAGATTGTTTTTAAAGATGTTCCGGGGTTGGTAAACAACAAAGTATTAACAAGCAATCATATTAGAAGCAAATATTCAAACGCATCAAACGAAGCATTAAATAAGACAGTTTTAAGTTTTATAAAAGAAAAGAATAGTAATTCTTATTATCACAAAGAAGGTGTAAATTTCTGGAATGTGATGATTTTTATTGATGATAGTGTGACCCATGAAATTGTAAAAGATGAAGAAATAGCCTACGAAGGCGGAAAACTTTTAGGAGACTTTTTAAACTTAACTTCAGATTTTGACAGCAGCCAATTAATAGAGGTGATTCCTAATTTTCATAACATGGCTTTTCGTTTTAAGCAGTATGCTTCTTCTATACAAAGTGCCTCTAAAAATCGCTTAACCAAAGCTGCAGATTACATACAAATAGTGGCAGATTTAAAGGAAGAAATGCACATTCTTCAAAATTTAAAAGATGCAGGTGAAATTCCTATAAGAGTTACACATAACGATACAAAAATATCTAATTCGTTATTTACAGAAGACAATAAAGGAGTTTGTATGATAGATACAGACACCGTAATGCCCGGTATTATTCATTATGATTTTGGCGATGCTATTAGAACAATTTGTAACACAGCCGCAGAAGATGAAATAGATTTATCTAAAGTAGAATTCAATTTAGACTATTACAAAGCATACGAAAAAGGATTTTTAGAAAAAACCAAAGATTCATTAACAGAGATAGAGTTAAAACATTTGCCATTAGCAGCAAAAACAATGATTTTTATAATGGCACTGCGTTTTTTAACAGACTACTTAAATAATGATGTTTATTACAAAACCAGTTACCAAGAGCATAATTTAGACAGAGCAAAAAATCAATTTAAATTGATAAAAAGTTTTTCTAAAAAAATAAGTCTATAAATAATTATACCAACTAAATCACCTATTAAAATCTCTTATAT
Protein-coding regions in this window:
- a CDS encoding sugar phosphate nucleotidyltransferase, translated to MNENKKPTLVILAAGMGSRYGGLKQMDSFTKEGDTIIDFSLYDAVHAGFGKVVFIIRKTFEKEFKTIYNSKLAGKITIEYVFQELENVPKKYRNPERVKPWGTGHALLMTKDVVKENFAIINADDFYSRQAFVAIAEKLRNTDKNSYNFSMVAYSLKNTISENGYVSRGECTVDKDGFLTDVTERVRIEKIDGILKSEDDNGEMVPIDENTTVSMNFWGFTPKCFEFGDTLFLDFLEKNKENLKAEFYLPTIVNTMLASKKASVKVIESDSKWFGVTYSDDKEKAQLEINKLKENGVYPTKLWN
- a CDS encoding phosphotransferase enzyme family protein, encoding MKAETIISIFNEFDHQFNYKSHSELNSGHINDTFLIKTDGDTNYILQRINQIVFKDVPGLVNNKVLTSNHIRSKYSNASNEALNKTVLSFIKEKNSNSYYHKEGVNFWNVMIFIDDSVTHEIVKDEEIAYEGGKLLGDFLNLTSDFDSSQLIEVIPNFHNMAFRFKQYASSIQSASKNRLTKAADYIQIVADLKEEMHILQNLKDAGEIPIRVTHNDTKISNSLFTEDNKGVCMIDTDTVMPGIIHYDFGDAIRTICNTAAEDEIDLSKVEFNLDYYKAYEKGFLEKTKDSLTEIELKHLPLAAKTMIFIMALRFLTDYLNNDVYYKTSYQEHNLDRAKNQFKLIKSFSKKISL
- a CDS encoding LacI family DNA-binding transcriptional regulator; amino-acid sequence: MKKYTIKNIAELAGVSKGTVDRVIHKRGKVSAIALEKVTAILNEIDYKPNLLARSLKNTKDYHICVVLPDYNKDAFWLPCYQGIVEAVNEFASFGIFIESFFFHPNDVYSFVEVNNKVLELSPDAVLLAPLFYKETVAIINKYALKNIIVSKFNNQLEIENTKNFVGQDLFKSGRIAAELLQMIVKKNASIAIIHVDEDFNNSIHMQEKEKGFRAYFDEIKNANYKIVTHNSKQSDLANNLEAIFSESFTSDAIFVTTSKIFEVAEFIQSKNLNHVKLIGYDLLEENIQYLKDNIIHFLIHQNPKKQVYLGINYLVDFFLFNKEIPTKSLLPIDIITAENLETYLEN